One window of Myxocyprinus asiaticus isolate MX2 ecotype Aquarium Trade chromosome 4, UBuf_Myxa_2, whole genome shotgun sequence genomic DNA carries:
- the LOC127436668 gene encoding acyl-coenzyme A thioesterase MBLAC2-like: protein MSATDWYAHKSLENEVFWIQERFYESGNRANIWLIRGSHQDVVIDTGLGLRSLPEYINTKGLLGDDSKRKNPLLAIGTHVHFDHSGGLHQFQQVGVHRAEVDALANGDNFETVTWLSDREIVENPAPGWRARQYRVKAVTPTHILQEGDVINLGDRQLTVLHMPGHSRGSICLHDKESKMLFSGDVVYDGSMIDWLPFSRISDYVHSCERLVEMVDKDEIDLVMPGHYNTFGSKRLHRLASNYIASAGTCHRASTCVVKSIASLALRASNSRSVC, encoded by the exons ATGTCAGCGACTGACTGGTACGCGCATAAATCGCTGGAAAACGAGGTGTTTTGGATCCAGGAGCGCTTTTATGAATCAGGGAACAGGGCGAATATTTGGCTCATACGCGGGTCCCATCAGGACGTAGTCATAGATACCGGGCTGGGGTTACGGAGCCTGCCTGAATACATCAACACCAAAGGGCTGTTAGGGGACGATTCGAAGCGAAAGAACCCGCTGTTAGCTATCGGCACGCATGTGCATTTCGACCATTCGGGTGGGCTGCATCAGTTTCAACAGGTGGGCGTGCACAGGGCGGAGGTGGATGCTTTGGCGAACGGAGATAACTTCGAGACAGTGACATGGCTATCGGACCGCGAGATCGTGGAGAACCCAGCACCTGGCTGGAGAGCGAGACAGTACCGAGTGAAGGCCGTCACGCCAACCCACATATTACAAGAAG GTGATGTCATCAACCTCGGGGACCGGCAGCTTACTGTTCTCCACATGCCAGGTCATTCCAGAGGAAGCATCTGTCTCCATGACAAGGAGAGTAAGATGCTCTTCAGTGGTGACGTGGTCTATGATGGATCCATGATTGATTGGCTGCCCTTCAGTAGGATCAGCGACTACGTGCATAGCTGTGAAAGGCTGGTGGAGATGGTTGATAAAGATGAAATTGACCTGGTCATGCCTGGTCATTATAACACTTTCGGGAGCAAACGGCTTCACCGGTTAGCTTCCAACTACATCGCTAGTGCCGGTACCTGCCACAGAGCTTCCACCTGTGTGGTGAAGTCCATTGCCAGTCTTGCACTTCGAGCCTCCAACTCACGAAGTGTCTGTTAG